CAGCGCCCCCGTCCCGTTGACCGTGGCGCCGATCACGGTGTCGCCCGCGCTCTTCGTGACCGGCATCGGCTCGCCGGTGACCATCGACTCGTCCACCGCGGACGACCCGGAGACCACCTCGGCGTCCACCGGCACCTTCTCGCCCGGCCGGATGACCACCTCGTCCCCGACCACCACGTCCTCGATCGGCACCTCCGTCTGCGTGCCGTCTCTGATCACCCGGGCGGTGCGTGCCTGCAGACCGAGGAGGGCCCGGATCGCCTCACCCGTGCCGGCCTTCGCGCGGGCCTCCAGGAGCCGGCCGAGGACGATGAGGGTGAGGATCACGCCGACCGCCTCGAAGTACACCTCCCGCACGTCCTCCGGCAGCAGGTCGGGGGCGAGGGTCACCAGCAGGCTGTAGCCGTACGCGGCACTCGTCCCCAGGGTGATCAGGGAGTTCATCTCCGCGCCGCGGTGGGCGAGGCTCAACCAGCCGATCCGGTGGATCGGCCAGCCGGTGTAGAACATCACCGGGGTGACCAGGGCCAGCTGCAGCCAGTGGTTCAGCATCCAGGCGGGCACCCAGTCGGCGCCGAACACCTCGTGTGCCATCACCACGAACAGCACCGGCGCGGTCAGCACCGCACCGACCACCACCCGCCGGGTCAGGTCGACGATCTCGGCCTGCCGCTCTGTCGCCTCCGCGTCCTCGCCGGCCACCGAGTCGGACGGACCCAGGGCCTCCCCAGGTGGTACAGCGCCGGGCTCCCCACCAACCGTCGTCACCTCGACCGCCGTGCCGGTGCTGCCGCCGCCGTCGGCCACCTCGCCCTCCGGTTCGACCAGCAGAGTGCCGTGGATCATGTTCATCCCGCAGGCGAACCCGAACGAGCCCGCCTCGGCCGGCACGAGGGAGACGGTGGTGCGCTGGAAGGCGGGCAACGCGGCGCTGACCCGCAGGTCCGGAAACACCACGCGGGAGGTGCACTCGCCGCTCTCCTGCCGGTCGAAGACCAGCTCCGCGGGCACGCCTTGGCGCAGTCGGATCACGTCCGGCTTGTAGCCGCCGCGCACGGTCACGTCCACCCGCTGCACCCGGCCCTCCAGCCGGGCCGAGGAGGCGCGGCGTGGCCCGAAGAAGAACCAGCCCAAAGCGCCGATCAGCACGCCGGCGGCCACGACGACGATCACATCGGCGACTCCCATGACGCCACCTCCCGCTCGCGGTCCGTCCTTCCACTGTCCCTCCGCGCTACCCCCAGGGGGTAGGGGTCCGTCGGCTGGCAGGACGGGACCGAACGGCCCATGCCGAAGGCGCCCGGGCGGAGGAGCGTTGAACGTGGGAGGGCCGGAACGGAGGACTACCGGTCCGGTCGGCCACGAGACGTTTGGAGGTGGCCGTGATGATGTACTGGCATGACGGCGGTATGAGCGGCTGGGGCTGGTTCGGGATGAGCCTCGGGATGCTGCTGTTCACCGCACTCCTCGTCATCGGCGGCGTCCTGCTCTTCCGGGCGCTGGACCGCTCCACCACCACCACCCGCCCCGCACCGCCGGCGCCGCCGACTGCCCCCGGTCCCACGCCGCCCGAGCAGCTGCTCGCCGAGCGGTTCGCCCGAGGTGAGATCGACGACCAGGAGTACCGCGAGCGGCTCGCCGCGCTGCGTGAGACCGCACCCCCGTGAGCCGG
The window above is part of the Kitasatospora sp. HUAS MG31 genome. Proteins encoded here:
- a CDS encoding SHOCT domain-containing protein is translated as MMYWHDGGMSGWGWFGMSLGMLLFTALLVIGGVLLFRALDRSTTTTRPAPPAPPTAPGPTPPEQLLAERFARGEIDDQEYRERLAALRETAPP